In the genome of Calditrichota bacterium, the window AATTTAAATTTTGGTTCAACATTCTGACTAATTGATGATGGTGTCAATATGCTTACAAAAAGCGTACTTGTCTTAAATCAAAATTATGTTCCAATCAGCATTTGTTCTGCAAAGAAAGCAGTAATTCTTATTTTGCTGGAAAAGGCACAAATGATTGAACGGTATCAGCTTGGGATTCATTCTATAAATATTGAACTTCCATATCCCAGCGTAATTCGTTTAAACAGGTATGTCCGCAAACCTTTTCAAAAAGTCTCTTTAAATCGTAAAAATATTTTTAAGCGCGATAAACACAGATGCCAGTATTGTGGAAAAAACCACCAGGCAATGACCATAGATCATTTAATTCCTAAAAGTGCTGGTGGTAAAGATACTTGGGAAAATCTTGTTTGTGCATGTATCCGATGCAATGGCAAAAAGGGTGACCAAACTCCCGATCAGGCTGGAATGAAGCTTTTACGACGACCTAAAAAACCATCTCATCTTTTCTATCTTCAACATTTGGCCGGTACTTCACACGATACATGGAATGATTACCTGTTTATGAATTAGCAATGTTAAGAATATATTCTATTGCTCTTTATTCCTCTGGATCGAAAATATATATAACTTTTCTGCAGAGTCACTGACGATATAAATCAAATCGTTTTCCGAATCGATAGCAATCCCTTCCGCTTTATTAACCGAAATGGAATAGGTGTTTAGAACGCTCCCCGATAAACTATACTCATATACTTCTTCGTTTTGGTCGCTAAGAATCCAAAGGACTTGGTTTTTAGAATCGTAGCTAATACCGGAGAAATCATTAGCAAAATTTATTTGCTCAAATTGTAATAAATCAAAATTTTCATCCAGTTCAATTAATCTTCCGGGACTTTTTTCCTTTAACAAATAGAAATGATTATTGGTAGGATCGAGACATATCCCTTCAAGTCCATTTTCACCACCGGCATCGTTTATGTTCACATAATTCAACACATTCCCAATCACATCTAACTGAACCATTTGAGATAAATATTCTTCTGCAACCCAAATAGTTGAGTCTTTGGGGCTTTGGATAATTCCCTCCAGATCATTTCCGGTGTAGTTTAGTTCGCCTAAAATATTGCCTTCAAAATCAATTTTATATACCCTGTTTGTATTATCGCTTACTGTCCATAAAAAAGTTTTGTCTTGGGATAAGGCTAATCCTGAAGGTTCCGGGACATCAATCTTAAATTCCGTTTCTTTTTTGAGGAAGGGGTATTCCTGTGTAGGATTGGCACCATCTGAACAGGCAATTATTATATACGAACAAAGAACTATCAATAAATTTTTTTGTATTGGTTTTCTCATTTAATCAATCATTTATTTTGTTACTTTTTAAAAACTTTAAATAAGCATTGTGCAAAGATAAATGTCAATTTTGGAGAAATCTTGAATTTACAATACTCATTTTTCACGAAACCCGTTTATAATGTTTTAGTTCAGTTTTTGTTTTTTTCATTTTTGCCAACTAAATCGGTGTTCAATAAAGTACGCGCCACATTTGTTGCGTGGCTGCTAATTCGTTTTAGCAAATCAATTAAGGTTACATGGATTTCACTGCTCGCTACAGTTTCAGGCACATCCTGCTGTAAACGGGTATAATGGATACGGCGCAGGTCCATTTCCATTAAACGGTACTGCTTATATTTTTTTTCAACTTTTTTGGCCTGTTCCAGGTTAACATCCTTAAACACATTTAATGTCCGGCTGATTTGTTTCATGGTTTTTGTGTGAAAATCTATTACTTCTGATTTTCCTTGTTCTGAAAAATCACAATTTAAATCCATCTTTTTCTGGGCCAGACGTTTTAAATCTTTTGAAACAATATCTCCAATTTGCTCAAGATCAGATGCGGCATGCATCATTTGAAATACCTCGTTAACCCGTTCTTCTTCAAGATCCTGTTGGCTTATTTTTGTAAGGTATCGGGTAACTTTTGAAGAAATAAAATTAACTTCCTGTTCATTAAAATCCACTTCTTCCAGGGTTTCGAAATCCGGTTTAATAAATGGTTTAATAATTTTTTCAACCATGCTGCTTACTTTTTTTCCAAGCCGAAGAATTTCTACTTTCGCCAAATTTAAAGCTAAGGCGGGTGTGTCGATTAAACCTTCATCTAAAAATTTTACTTTAAATGGGCTTTCCTCTTCTTCGTCTTCTAAATCAGGAAATATTTTACAAATCCAATTTGCAGCAATATTTGTAAAGGGCAGCATCACAAATGTTAATGAAACATTAAAAACAGTATGTGCATTGGCAATCTGCCTCGGTACAACTTCTGCCAAATGCTCCATTCCTGTTATCGAAGCTGTTCCTTTTGGAGATATCCAACGAATGAGTTCGGCAAAAGACGGAATCCACCAGATAAAAAGCAGAACACCGACAGCTTTAAATAATGTATGAGCAATGGCAACACGTTTTGCTTCGCGGCTGGTATTAATGCTGGCAAGAAATGCTGTTATACTTGTACCAATATTGGCACCAAAAAGTAATGGAATGCCTGCCTCCAGTGTAATTAAACCTTGCGTGCCTAAAATTATGATGATACCTGTAAATGCGCTGCTGCTTTGAATGAGTGCTGTGAAAACTGTACCGACCAAAAGACCAAGAAGTGGATTTTCTAATGTTAAAAGTAAATCTATAAAGGGAATATATGTACGTAATGGGTACATGGCATCGGACATGATTTTCATGCCAAAAAAGAGCATTCCAAATCCAAGAATAGTTTCCCCTATATTTTTATATTTTTGTGATTTACCAAAGAAAAAGATTAGAAACCCAACTCCGATCATCAACAAAGCATAATCTGTTAGTTTAAAAGCAATTAATTGTGCTGTAATAGTTGTTCCGATATCTGCACCAAGAATTATACCCAGCGATTGTCCAAATGTCATCAGTTGGGCCTGAACAAAAGAGACCAGCATTACGGTTGTGGCGCTACTGCTTTGGATGATCATTGTTACAAAAGTTCCAACACCAACGGCGATAAAGCGATTATTGGTTAAGGTACTCAGGATAGAACGGAGATTGCTGCCAGCCGATTTTTTCATGCCTTCGCTCATCATTTCCATTCCAAAAAGGAAAAGGGCTAAACCACCCAGCAATCCTATTACTAAAAAGAAAACCCATTTACTTTCACGTCCATGAATCCGGAAATAGACAATATCGTTATTGGGAGCTGCATTATATATTCTGGCAGAAAATTCATAAATGCCGCTTTTATTTCCAAGGGTGATGTAGTTTTCTGCAATACCCTTTTCGTCAGTTTGGATAACCTCGGTTTCCAGCAAGGCTCCTTTTTGTTTTGCCGGACCTTTTATAAATAAAAAATGAACGGAAACATTTGAAACAGGAGTGTTTTTACTGTCCAAAACCTGAACGCGAATTGGTTGTTTGGTTTTCTCATTTATCGTTTGGTGTCGGCCATCTCCAGAAAAATTTGGTTGGTCAACTGATGTTGGTTTTACAATACGTAAAAAAGTAGAATCACCATCAGAATATTGTTGTCCATAAATGGAGTGAAAGGGAAAACTGATAAATACCAGAATAGTTAAAAAATATTTACTCATAATTTATCTCCCAGAATATCCGGTTAACCTTGGGTTAATCATTTTAAACTACCATTTTGTATATGGGGTTTTTGTTAAGCTTGCATTGTAATACTTATTATCACCCGTTACTTCTTTACCAAGCCAAGTGGGTTTTGCAAATTCTTCATCTTCTGATGAGAGCTCAATTTCTGCAATTGTTAAACCTTCATTTTCGCCATAAAACTCATCAACTTCAAAAATATGGCTGCCGACTTCAACGATATTTCGGGTTTTATCAATAATTCCGGGTTCACATAATTTTAGTAGCTCAGCAACATCTGCAGTTGATATTTCTTTTTCCCATTCATAGCGGGTAGTTCCACTTTCACTTCCCTTACCTTTTATGGTTATAAACCCTTTTTCGCCTTTAATGCGAACGCGAACAGCTCTTTCCGGAACAGAGGATAGATAGCCCTGGGTAATACGCATTGATTTTTTCACAAATGGTTTATAATCGCCGGTAACTAAAAATTTTCTTTCAATTTCTTGCGCCATTTTTTCTCCTGAAATTCGAAATCTCATTAACAAAGTGATTCTATCATAAATGTATAAAGCACAGCTAATCATTCAAAAGTTAAATTTTTTGAAGGAAAACTATAATCTGATAAGCTCATTTAGTCGGCTTGTTTTTGGATATTAAAACAAAAAGTAAATAAAATCTCTTTGATAGAATGTTGAAAAATGAAATCGTTTGCCGCTAATTATAATTGTCATAATTTCCTCAATTTTGTACATTCCCGCTTCTAATTTTTATAATATTTTTTATACCTTCAGTGTTTAAATTCTGTAAAGGTTTTCATTACACAAGATTGAAAGGAAGTTCATGTCCAGGGAAGTTGTACTAACAGGCATAACCACAACAGGTACACCACATTTAGGAAATTATGTTGGCGCAATCCGCCCGGCAATTGAAGCAAGCCACAACGAAAATGTTTTATCATATTATTTCTTAGCCGATTATCATGCATTAATTAAAAATCAAAATCCAAAACTTTTACAGCAATCTACTTTTGAAATTGCAGCAACCTGGCTGGCCTGCGGACTCGATCCTGAAAAAGTGGTGTTTTACCGCCAATCCGATATTCCGGAAATTATGGAGCTTACCTGGATGTTGACCTGTATGTCGGCTAAAGGATTGATGAACCGCTCTCACGCGTATAAAGCGATGATTCAGGCCAATGAAGAAAATGGTAAAACAGATTTGGAAGAAGGCGTCACCATGGGGCTTTTTTGCTACCCGATTTTGATGGCTGCCGATATTTTAATGTTTAAAGCCAACAAAGTACCGGTTGGCAAAGATCAAATCCAGCATATTGAAATGGCCCGTGATTTGGCCCAAAGATTTAACCACCATTACGGCGAATTACTCATATTACCGGAATCCGTTATTGATAAAAAAAGCTCTGTTTTAACAGGACTTGACGGCCGTAAAATGAGTAAAAGTTACAACAATACAATTCCTCTTTTTTTACCGGAAAAGAAACTGCGCAAAATGATCAATAAAATCATTACCAATTCTCTGGAGCCGGGAGAGCCAAAAGATGCAGACAGTTCATCTGTTTTTCAAATTTACCAGGCTTTTGCATCGGAGGAAGAAGCAAAAGAAATGCGCAAAAAATTTGAAGAAGGAATTGCCTGGGGTGCTGCAAAACAGGAACTATTTGAATACATCAATGAGCAAATAAAAAACTATCGTGAAGAATATACTAGGTTGATGGATAACCCGGATTATGTTCAAAAAGTTTTAATGCAGGGGGCAGAAAAAGCGCGTGATGTAAGTGTTCCTTATATTAAACAGCTTCGGGATGCCATTGGTTTTATGCCAATCTCTAAAATTGGTAACTAATAAATTGTTGATTGAATAATTCACACAGTCACAATAAAACAATCTTATGATTTACAAAGTAAAACTCGATATTTTTGAAGGGCCGTTTGATCTGCTTCTGTTTTTGATTCGCAAAAATGAAGTGGATATTTATGATATCCCTATCTTTAAAATTACCAAACAATTCCTTGATTATATTGAAGTTATGAAAATATTGGATCTGGACATTGCCGGTGATTTTATTGAGATGTGTGCCATTTTAATGAGTATTAAAGCACGCTATTTGTTGCCGCGCCCTGAGTCTGATGAAGATGACGAAATTGATGATCCGCGAACCGAACTTGTTGAGCGTCTGATTGAATATAAAAAATTCAAAGAAGCTTCTATCGAGATGGAAGAGCTTGAGGAAAAGCGCAGCAGAATGTTTGGCCGGGAGTATTTCAATTTTATCCCTAAAACCGAAGATATTAGTGATGAAGATTATTTGGATGATGCAACACTTTTTGATCTGGTAATGGCTTTCCGAACAGCTTTGGACAACATGCCTAAAATACACCAGCATGAAGTACAAATGATTAAAGTAACTGTTGAAGAACAATCCGATTTAATTTTGCTAAGACTTCAATCCAAACCACTTGTGCTTTTTCAGGATTTGATGAAGGAATTAAAAGAGAAGATTGTAATAATCGTAACTTTTATCGCTTTGCTCGATCTGGTTAAAAATGGAATGATTGAGGTTAGCCAGTCACATGTTTATGATGATATTCGCATAAAGCCAAGGACTGCGGATACTGATAATATTTCAGAAGATGAGGATTGAAATTGGGACAAAGATACTCTGAAATTTCTCCTAAAATAAAAAAGTTTATCGAAAGCCAGAAGATGTTTTTTGTAGGTACAGCAACTGCAGAAAGCCGGGTTAATATATCACCAAAAGGGATGGATTCATTTCGCGTGTTAGATGAAAACAGGGTGGTGTGGTTAAATGTAACCGGCAGCGGTAATGAAACTTCGGCGCATGTTCAGGAAAACCCCAGAATGACAATTATGTTTTGCGCATACGAAGGAAAACCTTTGATATTAAGACTATATGGGGTAGCAAAAGCAATTCGGCCAAATGATCCTGAATGGGAAAAACTATATTCGTTGTTTAACCCATTGCCTGGAGCACGCCAAATATTTGATGTGAAAATAGACCTGGTGCAAACATCCTGTGGTATGGCAGTTCCATTTTATGATTATGTTGAGGATAGGGATTTATTAACAAAATGGGCAAATAAAAAGAGCCCGGCCGATATAGAAAAATATCAACAGGAAAAAAATAAAATTAGCCTGGATGGTAAGCCGATCCACATATAAAGGTTTAAAATGGTATTAGACAATATACAAATAGTTGAAGCTCTTCTTTTTGCTTCAGATTCGCCGGTTTCCGGGAAAAAATTGCGTGAGATTCTCCCGGAAATTGGCAATGAGAAAAAGATAAAAAAACTCATCAGTGAAATTGACGAAAAGTACCAAAAAAATAATTCACCATTAAAAATTGTTGAGTTGGCCGGCGGATACCAGATTGTAACCCGTGAAGAATTTGCCACCTGGATCAGCCAGCTTTTCCGGGCCCGTTCCCGGGCAAAACTCACCCGTAAAGGTTTGGAAACACTATCCATAATTGCTTACAAACAACCCATTACAAAAGTTGAGGTGGAAAAGATCCGTGGTGTGAACAGCGATGGTGTTGTGCGGACATTGATTGAACGCAACTTAATTACAATTCGTGGTCGTGAAAAGGCTCCGGGTAATCCTCTGCTTTATGGGACAACAAGTTATTTTCTGGAATATTTCGGACTAAAAAGTATTACCGACTTACCAAAATTAAAAGAAGTTGATGAACTTTTAAAAGGCGATTCTAAATTTTTGGAAAGCCTGGATCAGGTGGCTTTGGATCAGATGTCGCCGGAATCTCTGGGAATAAGTTCCATGGAAAGCGAAAATGTCCCTTCAAACGAATTATTGGATGAAATTGCCCGTGTTGAAAACGAATCAAAATCTGACCCTGATGAAGTGTCTGAAGTTAAGGTAATTGAACCGGAAGAAGTTGAAGAGGAAAAGAATGAAAAAAAAAGTGAATCCGGAGAATCAGATCAATGATGAGAATTAACCGATTTATGGCACAAGCCGGTGTAGCTGCACGCCGCAAATGTGATGAAATGATTTCTGCCGGAAAAGTGAAAGTGAATGGCAAGGTTATCGATCAACTTGGGCTGATGATTGATGAAAACAAAGATCATGTTGAGGTGAATGGTAAGTCTTTAAATATAGTTTCTGAGTTTACATACATTTTGCTTAACAAACCTGAAGAGACAATAACCAGTGTTGAAGATCAGCATAAGCGGCAAACGGTTGTTGAGTTAATTGAAACTTCCCAGCGAATTTTCCCTGTTGGCCGTCTTGATTATAATACCACTGGTGTTCTGCTTTTAACAGATGATGGCGAATTGACAAACCGTTTGATCCACCCAAGTTTTAAAGCACCGAAAGTTTATCATGTTTTATTGGATAGAAGAATAAAACCTATCGACCTGCACCGCTTTAAAAATGGTATTGAGCTGGAAGGGAAAAAAACACTTCCATGTAAAATACGTGAATTGCGTGTTGTTGATAATTGCAGCTTTATGGAAATTGAATTGCGCGAAGGAAGAAAAAGACAAATCCGGATGATGTTTCAGGAGCTTCAGTATGAAGTGGAAGATCTGGACAGGGTCTCATTTGCAGGCGTAACATATACAGGATTAAAACGTGGCCAATGGCGCTTTTTAACTCACGAAGAAAT includes:
- the scpB gene encoding SMC-Scp complex subunit ScpB, producing MVLDNIQIVEALLFASDSPVSGKKLREILPEIGNEKKIKKLISEIDEKYQKNNSPLKIVELAGGYQIVTREEFATWISQLFRARSRAKLTRKGLETLSIIAYKQPITKVEVEKIRGVNSDGVVRTLIERNLITIRGREKAPGNPLLYGTTSYFLEYFGLKSITDLPKLKEVDELLKGDSKFLESLDQVALDQMSPESLGISSMESENVPSNELLDEIARVENESKSDPDEVSEVKVIEPEEVEEEKNEKKSESGESDQ
- a CDS encoding tryptophan--tRNA ligase, with amino-acid sequence MSREVVLTGITTTGTPHLGNYVGAIRPAIEASHNENVLSYYFLADYHALIKNQNPKLLQQSTFEIAATWLACGLDPEKVVFYRQSDIPEIMELTWMLTCMSAKGLMNRSHAYKAMIQANEENGKTDLEEGVTMGLFCYPILMAADILMFKANKVPVGKDQIQHIEMARDLAQRFNHHYGELLILPESVIDKKSSVLTGLDGRKMSKSYNNTIPLFLPEKKLRKMINKIITNSLEPGEPKDADSSSVFQIYQAFASEEEAKEMRKKFEEGIAWGAAKQELFEYINEQIKNYREEYTRLMDNPDYVQKVLMQGAEKARDVSVPYIKQLRDAIGFMPISKIGN
- a CDS encoding segregation/condensation protein A codes for the protein MIYKVKLDIFEGPFDLLLFLIRKNEVDIYDIPIFKITKQFLDYIEVMKILDLDIAGDFIEMCAILMSIKARYLLPRPESDEDDEIDDPRTELVERLIEYKKFKEASIEMEELEEKRSRMFGREYFNFIPKTEDISDEDYLDDATLFDLVMAFRTALDNMPKIHQHEVQMIKVTVEEQSDLILLRLQSKPLVLFQDLMKELKEKIVIIVTFIALLDLVKNGMIEVSQSHVYDDIRIKPRTADTDNISEDED
- a CDS encoding rRNA pseudouridine synthase, which translates into the protein MMRINRFMAQAGVAARRKCDEMISAGKVKVNGKVIDQLGLMIDENKDHVEVNGKSLNIVSEFTYILLNKPEETITSVEDQHKRQTVVELIETSQRIFPVGRLDYNTTGVLLLTDDGELTNRLIHPSFKAPKVYHVLLDRRIKPIDLHRFKNGIELEGKKTLPCKIRELRVVDNCSFMEIELREGRKRQIRMMFQELQYEVEDLDRVSFAGVTYTGLKRGQWRFLTHEEIDRLKKM
- a CDS encoding Na/Pi symporter translates to MSKYFLTILVFISFPFHSIYGQQYSDGDSTFLRIVKPTSVDQPNFSGDGRHQTINEKTKQPIRVQVLDSKNTPVSNVSVHFLFIKGPAKQKGALLETEVIQTDEKGIAENYITLGNKSGIYEFSARIYNAAPNNDIVYFRIHGRESKWVFFLVIGLLGGLALFLFGMEMMSEGMKKSAGSNLRSILSTLTNNRFIAVGVGTFVTMIIQSSSATTVMLVSFVQAQLMTFGQSLGIILGADIGTTITAQLIAFKLTDYALLMIGVGFLIFFFGKSQKYKNIGETILGFGMLFFGMKIMSDAMYPLRTYIPFIDLLLTLENPLLGLLVGTVFTALIQSSSAFTGIIIILGTQGLITLEAGIPLLFGANIGTSITAFLASINTSREAKRVAIAHTLFKAVGVLLFIWWIPSFAELIRWISPKGTASITGMEHLAEVVPRQIANAHTVFNVSLTFVMLPFTNIAANWICKIFPDLEDEEEESPFKVKFLDEGLIDTPALALNLAKVEILRLGKKVSSMVEKIIKPFIKPDFETLEEVDFNEQEVNFISSKVTRYLTKISQQDLEEERVNEVFQMMHAASDLEQIGDIVSKDLKRLAQKKMDLNCDFSEQGKSEVIDFHTKTMKQISRTLNVFKDVNLEQAKKVEKKYKQYRLMEMDLRRIHYTRLQQDVPETVASSEIHVTLIDLLKRISSHATNVARTLLNTDLVGKNEKNKN
- a CDS encoding pyridoxamine 5'-phosphate oxidase family protein, translating into MGQRYSEISPKIKKFIESQKMFFVGTATAESRVNISPKGMDSFRVLDENRVVWLNVTGSGNETSAHVQENPRMTIMFCAYEGKPLILRLYGVAKAIRPNDPEWEKLYSLFNPLPGARQIFDVKIDLVQTSCGMAVPFYDYVEDRDLLTKWANKKSPADIEKYQQEKNKISLDGKPIHI
- a CDS encoding HNH endonuclease, translated to MLTKSVLVLNQNYVPISICSAKKAVILILLEKAQMIERYQLGIHSINIELPYPSVIRLNRYVRKPFQKVSLNRKNIFKRDKHRCQYCGKNHQAMTIDHLIPKSAGGKDTWENLVCACIRCNGKKGDQTPDQAGMKLLRRPKKPSHLFYLQHLAGTSHDTWNDYLFMN
- a CDS encoding CYTH domain-containing protein, whose translation is MAQEIERKFLVTGDYKPFVKKSMRITQGYLSSVPERAVRVRIKGEKGFITIKGKGSESGTTRYEWEKEISTADVAELLKLCEPGIIDKTRNIVEVGSHIFEVDEFYGENEGLTIAEIELSSEDEEFAKPTWLGKEVTGDNKYYNASLTKTPYTKW